A genome region from Carya illinoinensis cultivar Pawnee chromosome 2, C.illinoinensisPawnee_v1, whole genome shotgun sequence includes the following:
- the LOC122301713 gene encoding uncharacterized protein LOC122301713 → MSIPLSNRGASDRRIWNASARGVFSVKSAYALECTLQKRNEGGKSFSGAANRQWKRIWDLKDNTCPVCLSEPETVVHVCWGCSATADVWGRISVFRKWRRDFYDFQALWEEMGTKLKQEELELAATVMHSIWLRRNEMVFNGNFQSPNAVIAKAQADYSVNREVQEGVPGAAVRILGSESRQFDKDRGRMGIGVVVRDSEGALIGSLVAPKRNVTSAFQAEGHALHRAMVFCIELGLMHVCFEGDAKAVVDAVNSETEDNSWDGQLIEDIRQLKAAYLVWKLGFVRRSVNASAHVAAKLAVFFSCESVWLEDGPSEVRKSIMDELVCNELIQS, encoded by the exons ATGTCAATTCCTTTGAGCAATAGAGGAGCAAGTGACAGAAGAATATGGAATGCCTCAGCTAGAGGGGTTTTCTCAGTCAAAAGTGCATATGCGCTGGAGTGTACTCTACAGAAAAGGAACGAGGGTGGTAAATCTTTCAGTGGGGCTGCTAATAGGCAGTGGAAAAGAATTTGGGATCTTAAG gacAATACCTGCCCTGTTTGCTTGAGTGAACCCGAAACTGTGGTGCATGTGTGCTGGGGGTGTTCTGCTACAGCAGATGTGTGGGGTAGGATTTCTGTGTTCAGGAAATGGAGAAGAGACTTCTATGATTTTCAGGCCCTGTGGGAGGAGATGGGAACGAAACTAAAACAGGAGGAGTTAGAGCTGGCTGCTACTGTCATGCATAGTATCTGGTTGAGGAGAAATGAAATGGTTTTCAATGGTAATTTTCAGTCTCCGAATGCAGTCATAGCTAAGGCACAAGCTGATTACTCTGTAAATAGGGAGGTGCAGGAAGGTGTTCCAGGGGCAGCAGTTAGAATTCTTGGTAGTGAATCCAGGCAG TTTGATAAAGATAGGGGAAGAATGGGGATAGGGGTGGTTGTAAGGGATTCGGAGGGGGCTTTGATTGGGAGTCTGGTTGCACCAAAGAGGAATGTCACCTCGGCTTTCCAAGCAGAGGGTCATGCTCTTCATAGAGCAATGGTCTTCTGCATTGAACTGGGTTTGATGCATGTATgttttgaaggggatgcaaaaGCTGTAGTTGATGCTGTAAATTCAGAAACAGAAGACAACTCTTGGGATGGCCAGCTAATTGAAGACATTCGACAGCTTAAGGCAGCCTATCTTGTGTGGAAACTAGGTTTTGTCCGAAGATCTGTAAATGCTAGTGCTCATGTAGCAGCTAAGTTAGCAgtatttttttcttgtgaaaGTGTATGGCTGGAGGATGGTCCAAGTGAGGTTAGAAAATCCATTATGGATGAGTTAGTGTGTAACGAACTAATTCAATCTTAG